Genomic segment of Candidatus Nanoarchaeia archaeon:
GCTTTTCGATGTATTCTTTCAGTTCTTTGGAGGTTGTTGCCTCGAATTGCTTAATATTCCTGGCAGTTACAAAGCTGACAAGCCCTTTTTCGATGAGCTTTTCAAGATTGTCATAGACAATATTCCTGTGGAGCTTTGTTTTCTTGATGATTTTTCCTGCGTTGGTTGATCCTAACTCCAATAAAGCGAGATATACTTTTGCCTCGTTTTCTGTGAGACCCAATCTTTGAAGGTCTTCTGCGTTCATGTTATTTGATACTTTCGCTTCGCTTATAAACTTTTCTAATCTGTCATCATATTCATGACAACATAAATATAAATATCTTACTATCACTCTCTAACTCAAAAATGCAATCCCACAAATATACCATACAGCCTGTCTGTACGGCGAACTCTTGCAGGAGTAAAATGGCGCAAGCTATTTTAGACTCAAGATTGGCAAAATCAGGTCTTGAAGACACAATACAGACAAAATCGAGTGGGCTATATGTTGACAACCTTCGTAACTGGGGATCATCCGCGTATTTTCCTATGGGTACTATCCTTAAAGTTTTAAGGGCTGCCTCCACTAACGGAATTCATGCTATGACTGAATATCAAGATTTTATTGACGTAGTCCTTGCCAACGAATCCGAAGCGACTGGAAAGCACAATCGGGACGAGATTTACAAGATGGAGCTAAATAAGGCAGCAAGTCGTGTCTATTCACTTCTTGCGCAATTTGACAAAGCTTCTACGATGCTTGCTCTGGCGGAGCATGGGCTTGTTTATCCTGGGTGCGATCCATTACAATTCGTTGATGATGGCAGTGACCTCTATGTACCAATGGACCAAAAACACGTTGATACTGTAAATCAAACTGTTCAGGACCCCAAAAAAGTTGTTCCTTTTGATATATTCATCCCTGGGCGCAAACTAGAAAGCTCTCTTTTATCTATAACCTATTCTGATGGAAACCTTGACCTGCTTAAATTCAGGGATTTGTTTAATAAAGTTGAAGAAGGATGTTGCTCCCTCCTTTCTTATGTGAATGATAAAGTCTCGCAATGACCCATATAGAAGCTTGGGAAACAGAAGAATTTCCTCTATCAATTGCTGAGATTTGTGTTTATGCGGATACAAAACTTCTTCCGCAGATTACGAATTTTTCTTATACTGCTGATAGATATGTTTCTAGGAATCAGAGGACTAAACGATTCATCTCCATTGAGGATATCGAAAAAGCGAGAGAAGTGGGTTATAGAAACTATAGAGAAAAGTCTTTTTTAGTGAATCTTCTTTCCAATTCTGAGAAGGCTATCCATGAACTTGGACTTTTATCTGAGAAACTAAAAGGAGACCATTCAGGGAAGTCGAATAAGGAACTTCTTGCTCTCTATACTGATTTTTTTGAAACCTTTTCGTTGGTTGTTGCTTATTATCATGCACTCAGACCGGAAATGATCAAGTCCTTCGAAGACGACCTCTATGGTTGTCTCAAGGCCATCACACAAGATAATCTACCCGAGATTCAATCAGCATTATTAAGCGGGGAATATACTAGAGAACACCTATTGGCAAATTTTCATCTTACTGAGATTCCAGATACGGCATTAGAATCATCTGCTATTATCCTTGGCCTTGGCAGGAGAAGATATGACATGCATACTTCATGGATGAAGGCGTTGCAATGCAAAAAGCCACTTTTTGAAGAAATTGGCAAACGAATAGGGCTGACCCCTATCGGAGTTGATAATTGCCTTAAGGAGGAGATCTCACAAGCATTAGCCCCCTTTCATCCAGATTCTATTGCTCGGAGACTTAACCAATTCCAATACCAAATAGAGAACGGAAGAGGAGTTCTTTATCATGATATCACCCACAAAGAGGAGGAAATACAGAATACAAAAGAATTTAAAGGTTTATGCGCCCATCCGGGAAAAGTCTGTGGAATTGTGAAGATAATACGGAGGCAGCTTACTGGTACAGTAGTGGAGGACATGGAGCAAATGACTCAAGGAACCGTCCTAGTATCGGGAAATACTTATCCTGATATGATGCTGGCAATACATAAAGCGTCAGCGATTATAACAGACGAGGGAGGGATGCTTTCTCACGCCGCAATCGTCTCCAGAGAATTTAAAATTCCCTGTGTTGTTGGCACTAACATAGCAACGAGAATACTCAAAGATGGAGATCTTGTAGAAGTAGATGCGCAAAAGGGAATCGTTAAGCTCTTAAAACCCTAACACTTTCATACTCCTTTATGGAGAATGTTAAGAACTACGGATTGCCTCTTCTTGTCTTTACCTCACTAGCCCTCCTCTTCACTTATCCCATCTTCCAGAACATCACCTACTGGGGCGGAGGAGACTGGGATCAGCATTTCTTCTATTCAGAGGCTGCAAGGAAGACGATCCTTGAGTATCACCAGTTTCCATTCTGGAATCCCTGGTATTGCGGAGGGAATGCTCTGCTTGCCCATCCGGAATCATTGTTCCTTGGCCCGTTTTTCATTCTGAACCTTATCTTTGGGACTGTTATCGGCTTTAAGCTCCAGATTCTCGTGCATCTGATCATTGGGATGTTGGGCATGTACCTGATCTGCCAATGGTATAAACTTAGAAGATTCTCCAGCTACCTTGCGCCAATCCTGTTTATGCTGAGTTCAGCCTTTGCAAATAGAGTTGTTGCTGGGCACACCCTGTATTTTTCCATGGCTTTTCTTCCTTTTGTCTTTTATTTCTATCTGCGATCCTATTCGGCCATGCGCTATGGAGCGATTTCTGCGGTATTCCTTGTTTTTATCGTCTTTTCAGGAGGCACCTACCCTTTTCTCTTCTCTGTACTGTTGATAGGAATTCATGGCCTGCTGCTGATGGCTTTGCGGCGCTCTCTTAATCCTTTGTACAGTATCGGACTGATCTTTCTTCTTGCTTTCGGACTTGGAGCAATCAAATTACTGCCTATGCTCCAATTTACCTCGGCCTATGGATTTTCTTTTGACGATGATCAGCCAACTTCTCTCAAAACATTACTCTCAGGATTCCTGAGCTTTGACCAGTCTCCTGAATCAAGGACGTATTACTCGACATTTACCCAACAGGTTGAGTTTTATGAGGCTGGCAAGAAGGTCTCCCAGAAAGCAGCAATTGATACGCAATGGCAATGGCATGAATATTCAGCATACTTTGGGCTTTCCTTTGTATTATTAGTTGGCTGGTTCTTTGTTTTAGGGAGAAAACATCTTTTGCTGCTGTTGCTTTTTGTGATCTTTCTTATTCTCTATTTTGGCGATTCTCTTCTTCTGTACCGCCTCCTGCGAGGCCTTCCTCTGGCAGGCTCATTCCACGGGCCTTCACGGTTTGTGAATATACTGTTGTTTTTAGGAAGCATCTTTGCTGCGATGATGCTCTCTTGGATTGAAGGGATTAAGAAGCAGGTCACTATTCTTGGAAAATCTTACCCTCTAGGAACTGCGGCAGCATTCTCGTTTGTTGTGCTTATGGCAGTA
This window contains:
- a CDS encoding PEP-utilizing enzyme; translation: MTHIEAWETEEFPLSIAEICVYADTKLLPQITNFSYTADRYVSRNQRTKRFISIEDIEKAREVGYRNYREKSFLVNLLSNSEKAIHELGLLSEKLKGDHSGKSNKELLALYTDFFETFSLVVAYYHALRPEMIKSFEDDLYGCLKAITQDNLPEIQSALLSGEYTREHLLANFHLTEIPDTALESSAIILGLGRRRYDMHTSWMKALQCKKPLFEEIGKRIGLTPIGVDNCLKEEISQALAPFHPDSIARRLNQFQYQIENGRGVLYHDITHKEEEIQNTKEFKGLCAHPGKVCGIVKIIRRQLTGTVVEDMEQMTQGTVLVSGNTYPDMMLAIHKASAIITDEGGMLSHAAIVSREFKIPCVVGTNIATRILKDGDLVEVDAQKGIVKLLKP